The following are encoded together in the Brassica napus cultivar Da-Ae chromosome A9, Da-Ae, whole genome shotgun sequence genome:
- the LOC125578061 gene encoding serine/arginine repetitive matrix protein 1-like: protein MQRRLSSSEKGKAVALEHLPAPRKARVRVMEPDITALKQKHSLTIIGRVTNPSVQKVWSLLPFFTEHWKADIPPTGSDLGLGMFQFQFELESDLLTVLEKQPYHFARWMIILQRWEPTCSPEFPSMIPFWIKIHGVPIHLWTEETIRSIGKDIGTFEIAEITSTSIRMRVHVNGRLPLIKKSILEYPNGDEVAAVLVYERLERHCSQCGRLDHELRDCLEAKALKRALLANQTDEPKNKEAQHLVPRSGIREPNPSTDKRWEHAPRRLDYSRSLQSRSSTRYSSHNPTHGAMSTRYRSRDPPREGGEYQKRSWRPKDSFVRDSTARKEDLRSLLNKTESRKQLDTVIGDSQSDHSHKSRYNEEHRARDEERLSPATYITPRQSTPASPRNGSHQLDRGIPLRKENENLPKEAVDAAMGEIRNYMTQYASCADPMESAARKERLRQAEERGQVEESAMQMVKASMARENEGTTARTSQEPSSNERLPATARLGPIGQAQEEQVVTNIQSEGGHTERLPMAARLGPTLEGTSNIDLPPTREEPRKQKRKPGRPPGGKKIASPALAPGSGLRKRKVTPKPTTSRRRVTGESERPRKAARASHTRASQQDTPSSTDNIPIVNLIPPSARRRMDFRAPSHLAP, encoded by the coding sequence ATGCAGAGACGCCTCTCATCCTCTGAAAAGGGGAAAGCCGTTGCGCTAGAGCACCTCCCTGCCCCTCGAAAAGCTAGAGTCAGGGTTATGGAACCTGACATCACTGCGTTGAAGCAGAAGCATTCTCTAACCATTATTGGTAGAGTCACAAACCCATCTGTCCAGAAGGTGTGGTCGCTTCTCCCGTTTTTTACAGAGCACTGGAAAGCGGATATTCCCCCGACGGGTTCTGACCTTGGCTTGGGAATGTTCCAATTCCAATTTGAACTCGAGTCGGATCTTCTTACGGTCCTGGAAAAGCAACCATACCACTTTGCTAGGTGGATGATTATCCTACAAAGGTGGGAACCAACCTGCTCACCGGAGTTTCCATCAATGATTCCGTTCTGGATCAAAATCCACGGAGTTCCGATCCACCTATGGACAGAAGAAACCATCCGCAGCATTGGAAAAGACATTGGAACGTTCGAAATTGCAGAGATCACTTCTACCTCCATCCGCATGCGAGTCCATGTCAATGGGAGACTTCCCCTCATCAAAAAATCCATCCTAGAGTATCCGAATGGTGATGAAGTTGCTGCAGTCCTAGTCTATGAGAGACTGGAGAGACACTGCTCGCAATGTGGAAGATTGGACCATGAGCTCCGTGATTGTCTGGAAGCTAAGGCACTAAAGAGAGCTCTACTTGCGAATCAAACCGATGAGCCAAAGAACAAGGAAGCTCAACACTTGGTGCCTAGGAGTGGAATTCGTGAGCCCAATCCCTCCACTGATAAAAGGTGGGAACATGCCCCTCGTAGACTGGACTATAGTCGGTCCCTTCAGAGTAGAAGCTCAACCCGATACTCCTCTCACAACCCAACACATGGAGCCATGTCTACCAGATACAGATCCCGTGACCCTCCCCGTGAGGGAGGTGAGTATCAGAAAAGATCCTGGAGACCAAAAGATAGCTTTGTAAGGGATTCCACAGCTCGGAAGGAAGACCTGCGAAGTCTCCTCAACAAAACAGAGTCTCGTAAACAGTTAGATACAGTTATTGGGGATTCCCAATCAGACCACTCCCACAAGTCTAGATATAATGAAGAGCACCGGGCTAGAGATGAGGAGCGACTCTCTCCAGCTACTTACATAACCCCAAGACAATCTACGCCAGCTTCACCAAGAAACGGGTCTCATCAGTTAGATAGGGGGATTCCCCTCCGAAAGGAAAATGAAAACCTACCCAAAGAAGCAGTGGATGCTGCAATGGGAGAAATAAGGAATTATATGACACAATATGCAAGTTGTGCAGACCCGATGGAGAGTGCAGCTCGTAAGGAAAGATTAAGGCAAGCAGAGGAGCGAGGCCAAGTTGAAGAATCTGCGATGCAGATGGTTAAAGCCTCTATGGCTCGGGAGAATGAAGGAACTACAGCTAGAACTTCTCAGGAACCAAGTTCCAATGAACGCTTACCTGCAACAGCACGGCTAGGTCCAATAGGTCAAGCTCAGGAGGAACAAGTAGTTACAAATATCCAATCTGAAGGAGGTCACACTGAGAGGCTGCCAATGGCAGCTAGGCTTGGACCAACTCTCGAGGGAACAAGCAACATTGATCTCCCTCCGACGCGGGAGGAACCTCGGAAGCAAAAAAGGAAACCTGGTAGGCCACCAGGCGGCAAAAAGATTGCTAGCCCTGCTCTGGCACCGGGATCGGGTTTGCGCAAAAGGAAGGTCACTCCTAAGCCCACCACCTCCCGGAGGAGAGTTACTGGAGAATCAGAGAGACCAAGGAAAGCGGCTCGAGCAAGCCACACTAGAGCCTCACAGCAGGACACTCCTTCGTCTACTGACAACATTCCGATAGTTAACTTGATACCACCGTCGGCCAGACGTAGGATGGATTTTCGGGCTCCATCCCACCTCGCTCCTTAA
- the LOC106428198 gene encoding berberine bridge enzyme-like 25 → MRVSKLAPAVSYISFLALYFSFYTVASTSSNSLQDDFINCLHQNTNVDFLLDKTFFTPDRNASMFIEVLNSTAQNQRYLTTSMPKPDFIFKPAHESHVQASIICSKKLGIHHRVRSGGHDFEGLSYVSYIETPFIIIDLSKLRQINVDIEDNSVWVQAGSTVGELYYRISEKSKIHGCPAGIYPSLGIGGHITGGAYGSLMRKYGLAADNVLDAKIVDANGKLLDRTAMGEDMFWAIRGGAGGSFGIILSWKIKLVPVPQTLTVFTVTKTLDQDPGFKILSKWQQVADKLVEDLLLRVFFTIAGNNENKTVAMSYIGQFLGEKGNLMEVMHKDFPELGLTQEDCIEVNWIESVIYNSGFPTSTPPPPEVLLQAKSPMGEVYFKAKSDFAKEPIPILGLKGMIKKILEEEAALMVWTPYGGMMDKIPESEIPFPHRSGTSFMILYYRSWSDTEKRPDMRIKWIRELYNYMTPYVSSNPRQAYVNYRDLDLGQNSNNSKTSLKQAQVWGAKYFKDNFNRLVKIKTKSDPENFFRHEQSIPSLY, encoded by the exons ATGAGAGTTTCAAAATTAGCCCCTGCAGTTTCTTATATATCGTTTTTAGCcctatatttttctttctacACAGTAGCATCAACTTCTTCAAACTCCTTACAAGATGACTTCATCAATTGTCTCCACCAAAACACAAATGTCGATTTTCTACTGGACAAAACATTCTTCACTCCTGATAGGAACGCCTCGATGTTCATTGAAGTCCTTAACTCGACGGCTCAAAATCAACGATACTTGACCACATCAATGCCTAAACCAGATTTCATATTCAAACCGGCTCATGAATCTCACGTCCAAGCTTCCATCATATGTTCAAAGAAACTGGGAATTCATCACCGCGTTAGAAGCGGCGGTCACGATTTTGAAGGCTTGTCCTATGTTTCATATATAGAAACACCGTTTATAATTATTGATCTGTCGAAACTGAGACAGATCAATGTTGATATTGAAGACAATAGTGTTTGGGTTCAAGCTGGTTCTACAGTCGGTGAGCTTTACTACAG AATTTCAGAGAAGAGCAAGATTCATGGATGTCCTGCTGGTATATACCCGAGCTTAGGCATTGGTGGGCATATAACAGGCGGTGCATACGGTTCCTTGATGAGAAAGTATGGTCTTGCTGCTGATAATGTTCTAGACGCAAAGATAGTTGATGCTAACGGCAAGTTACTAGACAGAACCGCGATGGGAGAGGATATGTTTTGGGCGATTAGAGGAGGCGCAGGAGGGAGTTTCGGGATAATTTTGTCATGGAAGATCAAGCTTGTTCCAGTTCCTCAAACCCTAACTGTCTTCACGGTCACCAAAACACTAGACCAAGACCCAGGATTCAAGATTCTTTCAAAGTGGCAACAAGTTGCGGACAAGCTTGTTGAAGATCTCCTCCTACGCGTGTTCTTCACCATAGCTGGAAACAATGAAAACAAGACAGTGGCGATGTCATACATAGGTCAGTTTCTTGGCGAGAAAGGCAACTTGATGGAGGTTATGCACAAGGATTTTCCAGAACTAGGACTAACTCAGGAGGATTGTATAGAAGTGAACTGGATCGAATCCGTTATTTACAACTCTGGATTCCCGACAAgcactcctcctcctcctgaagTTTTGCTTCAAGCAAAGTCACCTATGGGAGAAGTTTACTTCAAAGCCAAATCCGATTTTGCTAAAGAACCTATTCCTATTTTAGGTCTTAAAGGGATGATCAAGAAGATTCTTGAAGAAGAAGCTGCGCTAATGGTATGGACTCCATACGGTGGAATGATGGATAAAATCCCTGAATCTGAGATCCCGTTTCCGCATAGAAGCGGAACCAGCTTCATGATTCTGTATTACAGGAGCTGGTCAGACACCGAGAAGAGACCAGACATGCGTATCAAATGGATCAGGGAGTTGTACAATTACATGACGCCTTATGTCTCAAGTAACCCAAGACAGGCATATGTGAACTACAGAGATCTAGACCTGGGACAGAACAGCAACAACTCAAAGACAAGCCTCAAACAAGCTCAAGTCTGGGGAGCAAAGTACTTCAAAGACAATTTCAACAGATTGGTGAAGATTAAAACAAAATCTGATCCAGAGAACTTCTTCCGACACGAACAAAGCATCCCATCTCTTTACTGA
- the LOC106434267 gene encoding alpha N-terminal protein methyltransferase 1-like: MSLSLYSPFVSTGYSHCNHPNHIPPPSTTTTTSALPPSLRHLRREVRSVLTRSLDPMEVSGVDSEGKEFNSAQEMWREAIGEEGDETKKTQWYRDGVSYWEGVEASVDGVLGGYGHVNDADITGSEVFLKTLIQERLVNGGANQHLVALDCGSGIGRITKNLLIRYFNEVDLLEPVAQFLDAARENLASIGSETHKATNFFCVPLQEFTPPAQRYDVIWVQWCIGHLTDDDFVSFFNRAKGCLKPGGFFVVKENLAKKGFVLDKEDRSITRSNPYFKELFRRCGLHLYQTKDQKGLPQELFAVKMYALTVDIPPKVHKTRSKTRSNRPQIIK, encoded by the exons atgtctCTTTCTCTTTACAGCCCATTTGTTTCCACTGGATACTCCCACTGCAACCACCCAAACCATATCCCGCCGCCgtcgacgacgacgacgacgtcTGCTTTGCCACCGTCACTGCGTCACCTGAGAAGAGAAGTAAGAAGCGTCTTAACTCGCTCGTTGGATCCAATGGAAGTTAGTGGCGTAGATTCCGAGGGTAAAGAGTTCAACAGCGCccaagagatgtggagagaagcAATCggtgaagaaggagatgaaaccaagaaaacccaatggtaCAGAGACGGTGTTTCTTACTGGGAA ggTGTTGAAGCTTCTGTTGATGGAGTATTAGGAGGATACGGGCATGTGAATGACGCTGATATTACAGGAAGTGAGGTTTTTCTAAAGACTCTTATCCAAGAAAGATTAGTTAATGGAGGAGCAAATCAGCATCTAGTGGCTCTTG ATTGTGGTTCTGGCATTGGAAGGATCACCAAGAATCTTCTGATACGGTACTTCAACGAG GTTGATCTTCTTGAGCCTGTAGCGCAGTTTCTTGATGCTGCACGTGAGAATTTGGCATCTATTGGCTCAGAAACGCACAAAGCAACTAACTTTTTCTGTGTACCTCTTCAG GAGTTTACTCCACCTGCTCAAAGGTACGATGTCATATGGGTTCAATGGTGCATTGGGCATCTCACTGACGATGATTTTGTCTCTTTCTTCAACCGAGCAAAG GGATGCCTTAAACCCGGTGGGTTTTTTGTTGTGAAAGAGAATCTCGCTAAGAAAG GATTTGTATTGGATAAAGAGGATCGTAGCATCACCAGATCCAATCCGTACTTTAAAGAGCTCTTTCGACGATGTGGGTTACATCTCTATCAGACAAAG GATCAGAAGGGTCTTCCTCAAGAGTTATTTGCTGTAAAAATGTATGCTTTGACGGTTGATATACCACCAAAAGTCCACAAAACCAGGTCGAAAACTCGCAGCAACAGACCACAAATCATCAAATGA
- the LOC106434268 gene encoding berberine bridge enzyme-like 26, with the protein MGISKPSPAFSFLLIFALYFSFYTITPTTSSASLQDQFINCLHKNTHVSFPLESTFFAPAKNVSMFSEVLQSTAQNLRYLTKSMPKPGFIFKPLHESHVQASIICSKELGTHVRVRSGGHDYEGLSYVSEIEKPFIVMDLSKLRNVNINIKDNSAWVQAGATVGELYYRIAEKSRVHGFPAGLCSSLGIGGHITGGAYGSMMRKYGLGADNVLDAKIVDANGKILDRKAMGEDTFWAIRGGAGGSFGIILEWKIKLVPVPKTVTVFTVTKTLQQDPGNKILSKWQMVADKLVDELFIRVIFNVAANNGSKTATTSYNAVFLGNKGVLMKVMNKSFPELGLTPKDCTEMSWLESIVYISGFASRTPTKVLLQGKSAFPKNNFKAKSDFVKKPISESGLKGIFKKLLKEDNPMMIWNPYGGMMAKIPESQIPFPHRKGVIFKIQYVTNWPDSDRRANRHIKWIRDLYSFMTPYVSANPRQAYVNYRDLDLGQNKKGCKSTINQAQVWGASYFKDNFKRLVKVKTKVDPNNVFRHEQSIPPMLVQN; encoded by the exons ATGGGAATTTCAAAACCATCCCCtgcattttcttttcttttgattttcgcCTTATATTTCTCATTCTACACCATAACACCAACAACTTCTTCAGCTTCCCTCCAAGATCAATTCATAAACTGTCTCCATAAAAACACGCATGTTTCTTTCCCACTCGAAAGTACGTTTTTCGCTCCTGCCAAAAACGTTTCCATGTTCAGCGAAGTCCTTCAGTCCACAGCTCAGAATCTCAGGTACTTGACAAAGTCCATGCCTAAACCGGGATTCATATTCAAACCGCTCCACGAGTCTCACGTCCAAGCTTCCATCATCTGTTCCAAGGAACTTGGAACTCATGTGCGCGTCAGAAGCGGCGGTCACGACTACGAAGGCTTGTCTTATGTCTCGGAGATCGAAAAACCTTTTATAGTGATGGACCTGTCAAAGCTGAGAAACGTCAACATTAATATTAAAGACAATAGTGCTTGGGTTCAAGCTGGTGCTACAGTTGGTGAACTTTACTACAG GATTGCAGAGAAGAGCAGAGTCCATGGCTTTCCGGCAGGTTTGTGCTCCAGCTTAGGGATAGGCGGGCACATAACTGGCGGGGCATACGGTTCCATGATGAGAAAATACGGTCTCGGTGCAGATAACGTTCTAGACGCAAAGATAGTCGACGCCAACGGTAAAATACTCGACCGAAAAGCGATGGGCGAGGATACGTTTTGGGCGATTCGAGGAGGCGCTGGAGGCAGTTTCGGGATAATTCTAGAATGGAAgatcaagcttgttcctgttcCTAAGACGGTAACCGTCTTCACCGTCACCAAAACGTTACAACAAGACCCTGGAAACAAGATTCTTTCTAAGTGGCAAATGGTCGCGGACAAGCTTGTCGACGAGCTATTCATCCGAGTGATCTTCAACGTAGCTGCAAACAACGGAAGCAAGACCGCCACGACGTCGTATAACGCTGTGTTTCTTGGCAACAAAGGAGTGTTGATGAAAGTTATGAACAAGAGCTTCCCGGAGCTAGGTCTAACACCGAAAGATTGTACCGAAATGAGCTGGCTTGAATCCATTGTTTACATCTCTGGATTCGCGAGCCGCACTCCTACCAAGGTATTGCTTCAAGGGAAGTCAGCTTTCCCAAAGAACAACTTCAAAGCCAAATCCGACTTCGTGAAGAAGCCTATTTCTGAGTCAGGGCTTAAAGGGATCTTCAAGAAGTTGCTTAAAGAAGATAATCCAATGATGATATGGAATCCTTACGGAGGAATGATGGCGAAAATCCCTGAATCACAGATCCCGTTTCCCCATAGGAAAGGAGTCATATTCAAGATTCAGTACGTAACGAATTGGCCAGACAGTGACAGGAGAGCAAACAGGCACATCAAATGGATCAGAGATCTCTACAGTTTCATGACTCCTTATGTCTCGGCGAATCCACGACAAGCCTATGTCAACTACCGTGATCTAGACCTGGGACAGAACAAAAAGGGCTGTAAGTCGACCATCAACCAAGCTCAAGTCTGGGGAGCTAGTTACTTCAAAGACAACTTCAAGAGGTTGGTGAAGGTTAAAACAAAGGTTGATCCAAATAATGTCTTCAGACATGAACAGAGTATCCCACCTATGCTGGTTCAAAACTGA
- the LOC111208509 gene encoding berberine bridge enzyme-like 27 — translation MEFFSFRLSLFTHFILLNLTLAHLSNHENFLSCLSRGINDFTVEPRVIHTSEDPSFFSILNSSIQNPRFSVLEAPKPISIITPVQATDVQSTIKCARLHDIHVRTRSGGHDYEGFSYIARTGPFVVIDMRNLRSITLDVDNRTGWVQTGATIGELYYEIGKLSKSLAFPAGLYPTVGVGGQFGGGGYGTLMRRYGLSADNVIDAHIVDSSGRFLDRQGMGEDLFWAIRGGGGSSFCVVLAWKIRLVDVPTVVTVFDVTKTSEKEAVRTINNWQYIADKVPDNLFIRAMLQRSNDTAVYASFPGLYLGPVSDLLTLIEEKFPELGLKIGDCREMSWIESVLWFIKGESMNTLTERKRTSRSFKGKDDFIQKPIPKTAIRELWKRAYAPEARLAKIILTPFGGRMSEIAENEIPFPHRGGNLYEIQYLAYWKEEEDKNKNDTEIYMRWVESLYDFMTPYVSKSPRGAYVNFRDVDLGMYNVGMNMKTKYEEGKIWGVKYFKNNFDRLVAVKTSVDPMDFFCDEQSIPVLKSVDVM, via the coding sequence ATGGAGTTCTTCAGCTTTCGGCTttctctctttactcatttcattcTGTTGAATCTTACTCTTGCTCATCTATCCAATCACGAAAACTTTCTCAGCTGTCTCTCTCGCGGGATAAACGACTTCACCGTCGAACCTAGAGTCATACACACCTCTGAAGACCCTTCTTTCTTCTCAATCTTGAATTCTTCCATACAGAATCCAAGATTCTCGGTTCTCGAAGCACCTAAACCGATCTCAATCATCACTCCGGTTCAAGCCACCGATGTTCAATCGACGATTAAATGCGCACGGCTTCACGATATCCACGTCAGGACACGGAGTGGTGGTCATGACTACGAGGGATTCTCGTACATCGCCAGAACCGGACCGTTCGTTGTCATTGATATGAGAAATCTCCGGTCTATTACACTAGATGTTGATAACCGGACCGGTTGGGTTCAAACCGGAGCTACAATTGGTGAATTGTACTACGAGATTGGGAAATTGAGCAAATCACTAGCCTTCCCGGCCGGTCTTTACCCCACCGTCGGCGTAGGAGGGCAGTTCGGAGGTGGAGGGTACGGTACATTGATGAGAAGATACGGTTTATCTGCAGATAATGTAATTGACGCGCATATAGTCGACTCGAGTGGAAGGTTTCTTGACCGACAAGGCATGGGTGAGGATTTGTTTTGGGCTATACGTGGAGGTGGAGGGTCGAGTTTCTGCGTTGTCTTAGCATGGAAGATTAGATTGGTCGATGTTCCGACAGTAGTAACTGTCTTTGACGTCACGAAAACATCTGAGAAGGAGGCTGTCCGAACCATCAACAATTGGCAGTATATCGCGGATAAGGTTCCTGATAATCTTTTCATTAGAGCTATGCTGCAGAGATCTAACGACACAGCAGTTTACGCTTCGTTCCCTGGACTTTATCTTGGTCCGGTAAGCGATTTATTAACGTTAATAGAAGAGAAGTTTCCGGAACTAGGTCTTAAGATAGGAGATTGTAGAGAGATGAGTTGGATTGAGTCAGTTCTCTGGTTTATTAAAGGAGAATCAATGAATACTCTTACGGAGCGTAAGCGTACGTCGAGATCTTTCAAGGGCAAAGACGATTTTATTCAAAAACCGATACCAAAAACTGCTATTCGTGAGCTTTGGAAGCGAGCCTACGCGCCAGAGGCTAGGCTAGCAAAGATCATACTCACTCCATTTGGTGGGAGAATGAGTGAGATTGCGGAAAATGAAATACCATTCCCACATAGAGGAGGGAACCTCTATGAGATTCAGTATTTGGCTTattggaaagaagaagaagacaagaacaAGAATGATACAGAGATATATATGAGATGGGTCGAGAGTTTATACGATTTTATGACTccttatgtttcaaaatcaccAAGAGGAGCTTATGTTAATTTTAGAGATGTTGATTTGGGGATGTATAACGTTGGGATGAATATGAAGACCAAGTACGAAGAGGGAAAGATTTGGGGAGTGAAGTATTTCAAGAACAATTTCGATAGATTGGTGGCGGTGAAAACGAGTGTTGACCCAATGGATTTCTTCTGTGATGAGCAGAGTATTCCAGTTCTCAAATCTGTTGATGTTATGTAA